One window of Desulfonatronum sp. SC1 genomic DNA carries:
- a CDS encoding tetratricopeptide repeat protein, with the protein MSSTTLGPHDQGRRLVVAVIALGLVLLFVGSIIYRLQNPSLTMQARPSETSMAMNEISELMARLDSEPNHLPTLMALGDQFMRMGSWERAAAFWKRSIALDPSLDRALNGLGVAHYNMEQYVESAEQFERIVEIKPDNHRAHFNLGMLYKHYLEEPELARVHFERVLELEPDDVELMVRIRDELANMTPGVLESEQPAG; encoded by the coding sequence ATGAGCAGCACGACACTCGGTCCGCATGATCAAGGACGCCGTCTGGTCGTGGCGGTCATCGCCCTCGGTCTGGTTTTGCTATTTGTCGGATCGATCATCTACCGTCTGCAGAACCCGAGTTTGACTATGCAGGCTAGGCCATCGGAAACGTCCATGGCCATGAACGAGATCTCCGAATTGATGGCCCGGCTGGACAGTGAACCGAACCATTTGCCTACGCTGATGGCCCTTGGGGACCAGTTCATGCGCATGGGTTCCTGGGAGCGGGCGGCGGCTTTCTGGAAGCGCTCCATCGCTCTGGATCCGTCCCTGGACAGGGCCTTGAACGGCTTGGGCGTGGCCCACTATAACATGGAGCAGTACGTCGAATCCGCCGAGCAGTTCGAGCGGATCGTGGAAATCAAACCCGATAATCACCGGGCACACTTCAATCTGGGCATGCTTTACAAGCATTACCTGGAGGAACCGGAGCTGGCCCGAGTACATTTTGAGCGAGTCTTGGAACTGGAACCGGATGATGTCGAGCTGATGGTGCGCATCCGGGACGAGTTGGCGAACATGACTCCCGGTGTTCTTGAGAGCGAGCAACCGGCGGGCTGA
- a CDS encoding adenylate/guanylate cyclase domain-containing protein translates to MRLSVKLFLGILLIAVMASGATGSYFYYQARSAMLDSIRDQLKATAKIAAMLVDGDILRKLTEPEQATSPEYLEIQELMGIIAQTGQEYLFAYTMRLEHGQVRFIVDSPAHDDDGDGIISEDELPEPIGALYPDPPIALLQGFVRPSSDERPHYDQWGATMSGYAPIHDSAGRPVALIGIDMTVATVEGKLAAIRQAGLISLFIALVVAMGMSWYFSRSIFRPLGKLQHALGKVGEGDYSQRLDESGPREIVASARSYNAMVTELREKALMKNSLGKILGTEAMEHLLKNRLELGGEMHNATLLVCDLRGFSRLCQKLPPKLLVGLLNDYLTAMVEVIQHHGGIVDKFVGDMVLAVFGHPVPLEQEHHAALKAAKAMVARCDELNEQLRLGPDLRLRNSIGLHSGPVLAGNIGSPERMEYTVMGHAVNVVSRIERLTRPLDVRIAASVDFTLNHDKGHGLTSVGMRPLPGMDDELEIYVLQGGDEETRSGLRPTVKSDG, encoded by the coding sequence ATGCGACTGAGCGTCAAACTCTTCCTCGGCATCCTGTTGATCGCCGTCATGGCCTCCGGGGCCACGGGCTCCTACTTCTACTATCAAGCCAGAAGCGCCATGCTGGATTCCATCCGAGATCAGCTCAAGGCCACGGCCAAAATCGCCGCCATGCTCGTGGACGGGGACATTTTGCGAAAACTGACCGAGCCGGAGCAGGCGACCTCACCGGAATACCTGGAAATCCAAGAACTGATGGGCATTATCGCCCAGACCGGTCAAGAATACCTTTTCGCCTACACCATGCGCCTGGAGCATGGCCAGGTGCGATTTATCGTGGACTCACCAGCCCATGACGACGACGGTGACGGAATCATCAGCGAGGACGAACTACCGGAGCCCATCGGGGCCTTGTATCCTGATCCGCCGATAGCGCTTTTGCAGGGATTCGTGCGGCCTTCCAGCGATGAACGTCCGCATTACGACCAATGGGGGGCGACCATGTCCGGTTACGCCCCGATTCACGACTCCGCGGGACGTCCCGTGGCCCTGATCGGCATCGACATGACCGTGGCAACCGTAGAGGGCAAATTGGCGGCCATCCGCCAAGCCGGACTGATCTCACTGTTCATCGCTTTGGTCGTGGCCATGGGCATGAGCTGGTACTTCAGTCGCAGCATTTTTCGTCCGTTGGGCAAGCTGCAACATGCCCTGGGCAAGGTCGGCGAAGGTGACTATTCCCAACGTCTGGATGAGTCGGGACCAAGAGAAATCGTCGCTTCAGCGCGGAGTTACAACGCCATGGTCACGGAATTGCGTGAAAAGGCTCTGATGAAAAACAGCCTGGGAAAAATCCTCGGGACCGAAGCGATGGAACACCTGCTAAAGAACCGCCTTGAACTGGGCGGCGAAATGCACAACGCCACGCTGTTGGTGTGCGACCTGCGCGGTTTTTCCCGGCTGTGTCAGAAGCTGCCGCCCAAATTGCTGGTGGGTCTGCTCAACGACTACCTCACGGCCATGGTCGAGGTGATTCAGCATCACGGCGGCATTGTGGACAAGTTTGTCGGGGACATGGTCCTGGCGGTTTTCGGACATCCCGTTCCTCTGGAACAGGAACACCACGCTGCCTTGAAAGCAGCCAAAGCCATGGTCGCCCGATGCGACGAGTTGAATGAGCAATTGCGGCTGGGTCCGGACCTGCGCCTGCGAAACTCCATCGGCCTGCATTCCGGCCCGGTACTGGCGGGAAACATCGGCAGCCCGGAGCGCATGGAATACACGGTCATGGGCCATGCCGTGAACGTGGTCAGCAGAATCGAACGTCTGACCAGGCCCCTGGACGTCCGGATCGCCGCGAGCGTTGACTTCACGCTCAACCACGACAAAGGCCATGGACTGACTTCAGTCGGGATGCGGCCGTTACCGGGGATGGACGATGAGTTGGAAATTTACGTCCTCCAAGGTGGAGACGAGGAGACAAGGTCCGGGTTAAGACCAACCGTCAAGAGCGATGGATAA
- the tilS gene encoding tRNA lysidine(34) synthetase TilS has protein sequence MHSSAPPTTIQDLPPTWARFCLGIERFLLHDLALPLHHRHLLLACSAGSDSTALLLILHCLAPRLELTINVAHLDHGLRPESAQEAGHVAEFCRRLGVRITVGRSNVARYARITGTGLEEAGRTLRYRFLFGVRRQLNADMLLTAHHADDLAEDVLMRLIRGTGWPGLAGMPCWDSARLLLRPLLHVPKQDLRDFLNDTGVSWSEDVSNADPNHTRNRVRKDIVPLMIRENPRFLEAITRLHRQGELDGDLFTSLITPLALQAKQCGRYLESSLLRTLHPGLRLRLYKAMIDDLGPGQALHDSLLRLDQAWKNRRIEATLQFPGGKSAMINPAGIRFATSRTFTSQETSTSCD, from the coding sequence ATGCACTCTTCCGCTCCGCCCACCACCATCCAGGACCTGCCACCCACCTGGGCGCGGTTTTGTCTGGGCATCGAGCGATTTCTCCTCCACGACCTCGCTCTTCCCCTTCACCATCGCCACCTGTTACTGGCCTGCTCCGCCGGGAGCGATTCCACGGCCCTGCTGTTGATCCTGCATTGTCTGGCCCCTCGCCTGGAGCTCACGATCAACGTCGCCCACCTGGACCATGGGCTGCGTCCGGAATCCGCCCAGGAGGCGGGCCATGTCGCGGAGTTCTGCCGACGTCTCGGCGTCCGGATCACGGTGGGGAGAAGCAATGTCGCCCGGTACGCCCGGATTACCGGAACCGGCCTGGAGGAAGCCGGACGCACCCTGCGCTATCGCTTTCTCTTCGGGGTGCGGCGACAACTCAACGCTGACATGCTGCTCACCGCCCACCATGCCGACGACTTGGCCGAGGACGTACTGATGCGCTTGATCCGCGGGACAGGGTGGCCGGGGTTGGCCGGGATGCCTTGCTGGGATTCGGCACGCCTGCTCCTGCGCCCTCTGCTCCACGTTCCCAAGCAGGATCTCCGGGATTTTTTAAACGACACCGGAGTGTCTTGGTCCGAAGACGTCAGCAACGCGGACCCGAACCACACCCGCAACCGCGTTCGTAAGGATATAGTTCCTCTGATGATCCGGGAGAACCCTCGATTCCTGGAGGCCATCACCCGTCTGCACCGACAAGGAGAATTGGACGGCGATCTCTTTACATCCCTGATCACGCCGCTTGCTCTGCAGGCTAAACAGTGCGGACGGTACTTGGAGTCCTCCCTTTTGCGCACCCTGCACCCAGGGTTGCGCCTGCGCCTCTACAAAGCCATGATCGACGACCTCGGGCCAGGCCAAGCTCTGCACGACTCCCTTTTACGCCTTGACCAAGCCTGGAAAAACCGCCGAATAGAAGCAACCCTCCAATTCCCGGGCGGCAAGTCCGCCATGATCAACCCAGCTGGTATCCGCTTCGCCACGTCACGAACCTTCACGTCACAGGAGACTTCCACCTCATGCGACTGA